From the genome of Alcanivorax sp.:
GAGGTCATTACGGCCAGCGGCACGGAAGGCTTTCAGCTGGTCTTCGGTGTACTGGGCGTTCTGACCTGCCAGATGCGGGTACATGGCAGCGTCCATGCCCTGACCGGCAGGACCGTGACAACCGGAGCAGGCGGGAATGTTGTTGGCCATGTCGCCGCCACGGTACAGACGCTCACCCTGGGCCACCAGGTCCGGGTTGGCCTGACCGGCTTCCGCGGTTTGCTTGGCGTAGTAGGCCGCGATGTCCTGCATGTCCTGCTCGCTCATGTTGGCTACCTGGCCAGCCATGATGGCGTTGTTGCGCGCGCCGGACTTGAAGTCCTGCAGCTGCTTGACCAGATACTCTTCACCCTGGCCCGCCAGTTTCGGGTAGGTGGGGATGGCGGCATTACCGGCCTGACCGTGACAGGCAGCACAGGGAGCGGCCTTGGCTTCACCGGCTTCTGCGTCACCGGCAGCCATGGCCGGGGTGGCGACGGCGGCAACCGCCATCAGCACGAACAGTTTTACAAACTTCATGACCTATCCTTTGTACAGCGTCTTATTTGCTATTTGCCATGTACTCGATCAGAGCACGGTATTCGTCGTCGCTACAGTCGTTGCACATGCCTTTCGGCGGCATGGCATTAAACCCTTCCCGGACATGCTTCACCATGGTGTCCATGCCTTTTTCCATGCGCGGCTTCCAGGCAGCTTCATCATGGGATTTTGGCGCACCGGCAGCACCGTTGGAATGACAGAAAGTACAACTGGCGTTGTAACGTTCCTCAACTGTAGCTGCGTGGGCGGCAGAGCCCATCACCAAAGCCAATGCAATACCTGCAACCATACCCTTCATAAGCGCTACCTCTGCTAAGCTGGCGTCACCGCTGGCGAAGTCGTTTGCCTTTCATGGCAAACCCTTGTAGAACGTCCGCGGTCCCCCAGTGGGACCGGCGGCCGCGATTATATACCAGACTAACACGCGCCGTCATATTCCATGTGAATAGTAAGGTTACAGAGGCTCCCGATCATGGCTCAGCACCCCGTGGAAACCCTGCTGCACCAGGCGCACTTCCTGCAAAGTGCCCAGCGGCTGGACCAGTGCCCCCCGGATGAGGGCCGTGAAGTGGCCTTTGCCGGCCGCTCCAACGCTGGCAAATCCAGCGCCATCAACCGACTCACCAGCCAGCGCACCCTGGCCCGCACCTCCAAGACCCCGGGCCGCACCCAGCTGATCAACTTCTTCGAGCTGGATGAGCAACGCCGCCTGGTGGATCTGCCCGGCTACGGCTACGCCAAGGTGGCCAAAACCAAGCGCAACGAGTGGCAGCAGCATCTGGATCACTACCTGGCCGAACGCCAGGCCCTGATCGGGCTGGTACTGATGATGGATATCCGCCATCCGCTCAAGGAATTCGACCAGCTGATGCTCAACTGGTCCGCCCAGGCCAACATGCCCATCCATATCCTCATGACCAAGGCCGACAAGCTGAAGTTCGGCGCGGCCAAAAGCACCCTGCTCAAGGTCAAAAGCCAACTCAAGAACCACCCCGCCCCCCTCAGCCTGCAACTGTTCTCCGCCACCAACGGCACCGGCTGCGAAGACGCCTGGAACAAGCTGGGGGAATGGCTAGAGGTGGACGGGTTTGGGGCTGAGATGCCTGATGGGCCTGATGCCTGATGCCTGATGCCTGATGCCTGATGCCTGATGCCTGATGCCTGATGCCTGATGCCTTTTTGCATCGGTAAAACCCTCGCTATACCCCGCGTAGGAGCTCAGCTTGCCTGAGCGATCCGAGCCTAAGCGAGGCACGGATTCCAGAAGCGAGTTTCGAGTACCGAGTTTCGAAAATCTAAAACCGGTGGTCAGGTGTGGGGTTTTAATCTTGGCCTTTCGAAACTCGCGTCTCGTAACTCGAAACTCATTACCTCGCTGTCGCTCGGATCGCTTGCAGGCAGGTTATTCGCTGCGCTCACCCCTTCGGGGCCGCACTCCGTGCGTTACTCCGCTTCGCTACGTTCCTACAGCGGGTTCTAGCCAGGTCGTAGTATCGGTTTGGGGTTTGGGGTTTGGGGTTTGGGGTTTGGGGTTTGGGTTTAAGCGTCAGGCGTCCGGCGTCCGGCGTCCGGCATAAAATCCAGGCAAAAAAAATCCCTGGCAGCAACCTTGGGGGAAGGGAACGACTGTGCTGCCAGGGAGGCTTGCCGCCCCGGCTCTTTGGGGGAAGAGGCCCGGGGCTATATCACGACGAACCGGTGAGGGTACTGGGGGATCGGGGGTTCCGGCCCGTCGCTGTAAATAAGATGCCTTCTTTCGATAAAAGTTCCATCCCCCCCAAAGTATTTTTTTACGTTTTTTTGCCAACCTGCCGATCTGCGTCACAAAACCGGCGCGAAATGGCACTCACGCCCCCTGTTTGGGCAAGGCAAACAGATGCCATCCCTAGCTACAGGGTCTAGCTTGTTGATTCACAAGCAGTTAGTTCGGACAAGAAAAAGTGGCACAACGATTGCTTAACTAGCGTCAGGAGATTGATCAGGAAATAAAACAGGTCACTCCGCCTCTAGCCTTTTGCTTGCTGACCCTGTCAGCAGGCAAAAAAAATCCCTGGCAGCAATCTTGGGGGAAGGGAACGACTGTGCTGCCAGGGAGGCTTGCCGCCCTAATCTCGGGGGAAGAGATCAGGGAGTCCAAATAAGCTACGAACCGGCTGAGGGTACTGGGGGATCGGGGGGTGCCAATCCGTAGCTATTTCTTATGACCGCAGCGTTTTTCCAGAAGTTCCAGCCCGCCGCACATTTTACATTTAGGCACGCAACACGCTGCACGCCTCACGCAACAACGCGCCAAACACCCTGCCAGACGGCTACCTCAACGCCGCGATCAAAGATCAATCGCTTGCAGGCAAGCTCCCACAGCGGCTTGATCCCGAGGACGAATCTGATCCTTGGCTTTGATCTTCGACACTCAGTACTCGAAACGCGTTTCTGGAATCCTTACCTCGCTTAGGCTCGGATCGCCTGCAGGCAAGTTATTCGCTTCGCTCACCCCTTCGGGGCCGCACTCCGTGCGTTACTCCGCTGCGCTACGTTCCTACAGCGGCCCTGTAGCAAGGCCGTGGGAGCGGTGGTTCCACCGCGAAATCCGCTGCCTTTACGGCAGCAATCCCGCTCGAACACCGCTCCACCACCACAGCCGGCACCCGCGTGCTGCATGAAGCGTGATGCGTGCCGCGTCTCTTACTGCTTCCACGGTTCGCCGCGGGTTTCCTTCATGCGCTTGAGGTCGCGGTGCATGGCCGCCTTGGCCAGCATGTGCGCGGAGACCGGCGCGGTGATAAACAGGAACAGGGTGATCAACACCTCATGCAGCTGCAAGGCATGCTCCTGCCAGGAGAAGTAGATCAGTGACGCCAGGATAGCGCCGCCCACCCCCAGGGTGGTGGCCTTGGTGGGGCCATGTAGTCGGGTATAGAAATCCGGCAGCCGCGCCAGGCCGATGGAGCCCACCAGCGCGAACACGCCTCCAATAATCACAAAAATCGACACCGCCCATTCAATCAGAGAATCCATTAACACCTCGCTTGCAGGCAACACGCATCACGCAACAACGCGGCCACCGCCTGCCAATCCATCCGACCCATCACTCGCGCCGACACCGCATAGCGGCCCAGCGCGAAACACCCAACACATCAGCACACATAACCTCTCTCGCGTTGTTGCGTGCAGCGTGTTGCATGATGCGTCATTCAATAATATCCCCACGGGTGACGTACTTGGCCACGGCCACCGTGCTGACAAACCCGATCAAGGCAATCAGCATGGCCGCTTCAAAGTACATTTTGCTGCTCTGCTGGATGCCATACAGCACGATCAGGGCAATGCTGTTGATGTACATGGTATCCAGTGCCAGCACCCTGTCGGGCAGACTGGGGCCGAAAATCAGCCGGCCCAGGTTCAACACCCAGGCCAACACGAACAGGCCCATGGCTATCGATAATGCCGTATTCAGCATTCGAAGATCTCCTTTAACGGGCGCTCGTAACGCTGCTTGATCTCCGCCACCAGGGCAGCGGGATCATCCACATCCAGGCCGTGAATCAGCAGGGTGGTACGGTCCGGGCTCACATCCGCCGACACCGTGCCCGGCGTCAGCGAGATGGTGCTGGCCAGCAACGCGATGGCGAAATCGTCATCCAGCTCCAGCGGGAACTCCACAAACCCCGGCCGCAATGATTTCAAAGGCCCCAGCACTTTTATGGCCACCGACACATTGGCCACCACAATGTCGTAGAGCACCACCACCACAAAACCGAACATGCGCGGCAAATTACGAACCCGGGGGACATTGGGCCAGAACGGCTTGGTGGTGAGCGGCAGCACCACCGCCAGCACCGCCCCCAACAGGGCATGACCGGCCGTAAAACCATTAAGCAGCAACCAGGCCAGCCACAGAACCAGGCTCAGGCTGGGAAACGGCAGCACATGATTCATGAATCGGCTCATTGCGCGTCCTCCCCCAGTACCGCATCCACATAGGCTGTGGGCATTTTCAGCTGATCGGCCACCGCATCCGCCCACTGCAGACCCGATTCACCCCACACCACCATCACCGGACTGATGACCAGCAGCCACAACACAGCCAGCAGGCGGCGGCGGGACGGACGCAGGCCGGCACTTTCACCGGTGGTGCGCCAGAACAGGGTGGAACCGGCACGGCTCATGGCGATCAGGCCGCACAGACCGGCAAACAGCAACAACGCCCAGTAGAGCGGCTCCGGTACAGCTTGCATAAGCCCCACCTTGCCCACAAAACCGGACAGCGGCGGCAAACCCACCACCGCAATGGCCGCCACGAAGAACAGCAACGACAGGCGCCCGCCACCCAGGATAGCCGGCCCCGCCACCAGTTCGTCGCCCACATCACCGCGACCACGGGCAATCAGCCCCGCCAGCAGGAACAGCGCCCCGCAGATCAGGGTGGAATGCACCATGTAGTACAGGGCCGGAGCCAGTGCCGCCCCATAACCCGCGGAGAACGCAGCGATCAGCGTGCCCACCGACATCACCACCAGGTAAGCCACCGCCGTTCCCAGGCGCCGGGCGCCCAGCACGCCCACACAGGCCAGCAACAGGGTAATCAGCCCCATCCACCACAGGCCCTGCTGGCCGATGGCCGGAATCGGCGCCAGAATCAGGGACATCACGCGCACCATGGCGTAGATCCCCACCTTGGTCATGATGGCAAACAGGGCCGCCACGGCCGGGGTAGCACTGGCATAGGTGGCCGGCAACCAGAAATACAACGGAAACAGCGCCGCCTTGAGCCCGAACACTACCCACAGCAACAGCAGGGCCACGGAAAACAGGGTGGTATCGCCCAACGGCAAGACCTGGGCCTTGGTGGCCACATCCGCCATGTTCAGAGTGCCGGTGGTGCCATAGATCAAGCCGAGGGCAATCAGGAACAGGCCGGACCCCACCAGGTTCAGCACCACATAATGCAGCCCTGCCTTCACCCGCTCGGGGCCCCGCCCGTGCAACGCCAGCCCGTAGGAGGCGATCAACAGCACTTCGAAGAACACGAACAGGTTGAACAGGTCACCGGTGAGAAAGGCCCCGTTGACGCCCATCAGCTGAAACTGGAACAGCGCGTGGAAATTGGCGCCCTTGCGGTCATCGCCGCAGCTGGCATACAGCAGCGCCGGGAAGGCCAGCACCGCAGTGAGCAGCACCATCAGGGCACTGAAGCGGTCCAGCACCAGCACGATGCCAAACGGCGCCTCCCAGTTACCCAGCTTGTACACCGTGTAGGTGCCATCCCAGGCCTGCCCCACCAGCACCACCGACACCGCCAGCAAGACGGCGCAGGACAGCAGCCCCGTCAGCCGCCGCAGGCGGTGCCGCTCGCGCACTTCCAGCAACAATAGCAGCCCGGCCAGCGCCGGAATCAGAATAGGCGCGATAATCCAGTGGCTCATTGCTTGCCTCCTGCATCCGCACCGTCACTGCCATCCACATGGTCGGTGTAGTGCTCCCCCTGACTGCGCAGGGCCAGCACCACCAGGAAGGCGGTCATGGCAAAACCGATCACGATGGCGGTGAGCACCAGCGCCTGGGGTAGCGGATCGGTGGGATTGTCACTCATGCCCACCACCGCCACTTCGTTGATTTTCAGCCCGCCCATGGAGAACAGGAACACATTCACTCCATAGCTGAGCAGGGTCAGGCCCATGACCACCGGGAAGGTCCGCGCGCGCAGGCACAGATACACCCCGGTGGACACCAGCACACCAATAATGATTGCGACCAGCAGTTCCATCAGGCCTCCTCCCTCTTGTCATCCAGCAACGACAGCTTGCCCAGATTGGCCAGCATCAACAGCGTCGCGCCCACTACCGTGAGGAACACCCCGATATCAAACAGCATGGCCGTGGCCAACTCGAACTTGCCCACCACCGGCCAGTAAACGTAGGTGAAGCTGCTGGTCAGGAAGGGATAATCAAATGCCCAGCTGCCAATGCCGGTGAGCCCGGCCAGCAGCACACCCAACGCCACCACCGGGTGGTAATCCCCCGGCATGCGGCTGTGCACCCAGGCCACCCCGGACGCCACATACTGCAGCACCAGTGCCACCGAGGTGATCAGGCCCGCCACAAAGCCACCCCCCGGCAGGTTGTGGCCCCGCAGGAAGATGTACACCGCGATCAGCAGCGCCAGCGGCAGCAGGGGGCGGGAAATGGTCACCAGCACCAGCGGATGGGCGTCCTTGGCCCAGGGCCGTCCCAGCGAATCGTAGCGTGCGGAGCGCAGTTCCAGATCCTTGAGCAGGGCATAGATGCCCATGGCCGCCACGCCCAGCACGATGATTTCACCGAAGGTATCGAAGCCACGGAAATCCACCAGGATCACATTGACCACATTGGTGCCCCCGCCGCCGGGCTTGCTGTTGTCCAGGAAGAACTGGCTGATGGTGCTGTTCTCACCGGTCATCACCAGGAACGCCATTATCGCCACGCCCACACCACAGATCAGCGCCAGCGCCACATCCCGGATCACCCGGATCGAGGAGGATTCCGCCCGGGTTCGCACCGGCAGGAAATACATGGCCAGCATCAGCAGCAAGATGGTCACCACTTCTACCGACAGCTGGGTCAGCGCCAGATCCGGTGCCGAAAAGCGCACGAACAACAGCGACACCATCAGCCCCACCACACTCAACGACATGATGGAGGTCATCCGGTGGCGGTGCAGCAGTGTGGTCAGCAGGGCAGCCGCCACCAGCATGAAGGTACACAGGATCGCCACCCCGTCCATGGGCAGTTTGTACTGGCTGAGGTCCAGCGCCGGCAAACGCACCAGCTGGGTCAGCAGGATCACCGCCACCAGGGCAATCAGCCAGGCCACATAACTCTGCAGGGAGCCGTTCTGGAAACGCCCGGTGATCGCCGCGGCCCAGCGGTTGAGTTGCTGGATACGGCCTTCGAACACCAGCTTGGCATCCAGCTGGGGGACCCGGGTCCACAGATCAAACAGGCGACGGCGCTGGGTATAGATCAGCACACCACCGGCGGTGGCAATAAAGCTCATCAGCAGCGGCAGATTAAACCCGTGCCACACCGCCAGGTGATAGTCCGGCAGGGTACCGCCCAGGGTGGCCGTCGCCGCCACCGCCAGCAGACCCGCCACGGTGATCGCCGGGAACACCCCCACCGCCACACACAGGGCCACCAGAATTTCCACCGGCACCTTCATGTAACGCGGCGGTTCATGGGGCGGATACTTGGGCAGGTTCACCGGCTCGCCATTGAAGAACACGTCATGAATAAAGCGCGCCGAATAGGCCACCGAGAACACCCCGCCCAGGGTGGCGCCCACCGGCAGGATCCAGCTCAGTGCCCCCAGCTGATGGGAGCCCAGGGTCTCGGCAAAGAACATCTCCTTGGACAGGAAGCCGTTCAACAACGGCACCCCGGCCATGGCCGCCGAGGCCACCATGGCCAGCACCGCGGTATAGGGCATGTATTTCCACAGGCCGTTGATACGGCGCATGTCCCGGGTGCCGGTTTCGTGATCGATAATCCCCGCCGCCATGAACAGACTGGCCTTGAAGGTGGCGTGGTTGATGATATGGAACACCGCCGCCACCGCGGCCATCTCGCTGTTCAAACCGAACAACAGGGTAATCAGCCCCAGGTGGCTGATGGTGGAATAGGCCAGCAGGCCCTTCAGGTCATGCTGGAACAGGGCCACAAAGGCCGCCCACAACAGCGTCATCATCCCGGCCAGGGACACCAGCATGAACCACAGATCGGTGCCGGCCAGGGCCGGGTATAGCCGCGCCAGCAGGAACACCCCCGCCTTCACCATGGTGGCAGAGTGCAGGTAGGCACTCACCGGCGTGGGTGCGGCCATGGCGTGGGGGAGCCAGAAATGGAACGGGAACTGGGCGCTCTTGGTGAACACGCCCAGCAGCACCAGACACAGGATCACCGGGTACCAGCTGCTGGCGCGGATCACATCCCCGCTTTCCAGTACCGTCTGCAGGCTGAAGGACCCCACCACATTGCCCATCAGCAGCACACCGGCCAGCAGGGCCAGGCCGCCCATACCGGTCACGGTCATGGCCATGCGCGCGCCCTTGCGCGCCCCGGTCTGGTGACCCCAGAAGCCGATCAGCAGGAAGGAACTGAGGCTGGTGAGCTCCCAGAACACCACCAACAGCAGCAGGTTGTCACTGGTGACCACCCCGAGCATGGCGCCCATGAAGAGCAACAGATAGGCATAGAAGCGCCCGGCTTTCTCCTTGGCGGAGAGGTAATAGCGGGCGTAGAGAATCACCAGCAGGCCGATGCCCA
Proteins encoded in this window:
- a CDS encoding c-type cytochrome, giving the protein MKGMVAGIALALVMGSAAHAATVEERYNASCTFCHSNGAAGAPKSHDEAAWKPRMEKGMDTMVKHVREGFNAMPPKGMCNDCSDDEYRALIEYMANSK
- a CDS encoding Na+/H+ antiporter subunit G, with product MDSLIEWAVSIFVIIGGVFALVGSIGLARLPDFYTRLHGPTKATTLGVGGAILASLIYFSWQEHALQLHEVLITLFLFITAPVSAHMLAKAAMHRDLKRMKETRGEPWKQ
- a CDS encoding Na+/H+ antiporter subunit C, which codes for MELLVAIIIGVLVSTGVYLCLRARTFPVVMGLTLLSYGVNVFLFSMGGLKINEVAVVGMSDNPTDPLPQALVLTAIVIGFAMTAFLVVLALRSQGEHYTDHVDGSDGADAGGKQ
- a CDS encoding monovalent cation/H+ antiporter subunit D translates to MSHWIIAPILIPALAGLLLLLEVRERHRLRRLTGLLSCAVLLAVSVVLVGQAWDGTYTVYKLGNWEAPFGIVLVLDRFSALMVLLTAVLAFPALLYASCGDDRKGANFHALFQFQLMGVNGAFLTGDLFNLFVFFEVLLIASYGLALHGRGPERVKAGLHYVVLNLVGSGLFLIALGLIYGTTGTLNMADVATKAQVLPLGDTTLFSVALLLLWVVFGLKAALFPLYFWLPATYASATPAVAALFAIMTKVGIYAMVRVMSLILAPIPAIGQQGLWWMGLITLLLACVGVLGARRLGTAVAYLVVMSVGTLIAAFSAGYGAALAPALYYMVHSTLICGALFLLAGLIARGRGDVGDELVAGPAILGGGRLSLLFFVAAIAVVGLPPLSGFVGKVGLMQAVPEPLYWALLLFAGLCGLIAMSRAGSTLFWRTTGESAGLRPSRRRLLAVLWLLVISPVMVVWGESGLQWADAVADQLKMPTAYVDAVLGEDAQ
- a CDS encoding Na+/H+ antiporter subunit E, encoding MSRFMNHVLPFPSLSLVLWLAWLLLNGFTAGHALLGAVLAVVLPLTTKPFWPNVPRVRNLPRMFGFVVVVLYDIVVANVSVAIKVLGPLKSLRPGFVEFPLELDDDFAIALLASTISLTPGTVSADVSPDRTTLLIHGLDVDDPAALVAEIKQRYERPLKEIFEC
- a CDS encoding cytochrome c4; translation: MKFVKLFVLMAVAAVATPAMAAGDAEAGEAKAAPCAACHGQAGNAAIPTYPKLAGQGEEYLVKQLQDFKSGARNNAIMAGQVANMSEQDMQDIAAYYAKQTAEAGQANPDLVAQGERLYRGGDMANNIPACSGCHGPAGQGMDAAMYPHLAGQNAQYTEDQLKAFRAAGRNDLGDAVIKRTNDGSAEEPGMMQTIAAEMSDTQIKAVASFISGLSN
- a CDS encoding K+/H+ antiporter subunit F, coding for MLNTALSIAMGLFVLAWVLNLGRLIFGPSLPDRVLALDTMYINSIALIVLYGIQQSSKMYFEAAMLIALIGFVSTVAVAKYVTRGDIIE
- a CDS encoding monovalent cation/H+ antiporter subunit A: MNLAFVVMLPFLGACLPPLVERVSSNRTLMACAAALLPATALALLVSPAMQVFAGETLHSTLRWIPSLDLSLAFRLDGLALLFALLVLGIGLLVILYARYYLSAKEKAGRFYAYLLLFMGAMLGVVTSDNLLLLVVFWELTSLSSFLLIGFWGHQTGARKGARMAMTVTGMGGLALLAGVLLMGNVVGSFSLQTVLESGDVIRASSWYPVILCLVLLGVFTKSAQFPFHFWLPHAMAAPTPVSAYLHSATMVKAGVFLLARLYPALAGTDLWFMLVSLAGMMTLLWAAFVALFQHDLKGLLAYSTISHLGLITLLFGLNSEMAAVAAVFHIINHATFKASLFMAAGIIDHETGTRDMRRINGLWKYMPYTAVLAMVASAAMAGVPLLNGFLSKEMFFAETLGSHQLGALSWILPVGATLGGVFSVAYSARFIHDVFFNGEPVNLPKYPPHEPPRYMKVPVEILVALCVAVGVFPAITVAGLLAVAATATLGGTLPDYHLAVWHGFNLPLLMSFIATAGGVLIYTQRRRLFDLWTRVPQLDAKLVFEGRIQQLNRWAAAITGRFQNGSLQSYVAWLIALVAVILLTQLVRLPALDLSQYKLPMDGVAILCTFMLVAAALLTTLLHRHRMTSIMSLSVVGLMVSLLFVRFSAPDLALTQLSVEVVTILLLMLAMYFLPVRTRAESSSIRVIRDVALALICGVGVAIMAFLVMTGENSTISQFFLDNSKPGGGGTNVVNVILVDFRGFDTFGEIIVLGVAAMGIYALLKDLELRSARYDSLGRPWAKDAHPLVLVTISRPLLPLALLIAVYIFLRGHNLPGGGFVAGLITSVALVLQYVASGVAWVHSRMPGDYHPVVALGVLLAGLTGIGSWAFDYPFLTSSFTYVYWPVVGKFELATAMLFDIGVFLTVVGATLLMLANLGKLSLLDDKREEA
- the yihA gene encoding ribosome biogenesis GTP-binding protein YihA/YsxC, whose protein sequence is MAQHPVETLLHQAHFLQSAQRLDQCPPDEGREVAFAGRSNAGKSSAINRLTSQRTLARTSKTPGRTQLINFFELDEQRRLVDLPGYGYAKVAKTKRNEWQQHLDHYLAERQALIGLVLMMDIRHPLKEFDQLMLNWSAQANMPIHILMTKADKLKFGAAKSTLLKVKSQLKNHPAPLSLQLFSATNGTGCEDAWNKLGEWLEVDGFGAEMPDGPDA